The Flammeovirga pectinis genomic interval AAGTTTATTAAGTATTCGAATGGGGAAAGTTTTTCTTCAAAAAGTAATTTCTCATCTCGATAAAGAAATAGAGAGTGCCATTGATCCTGAAAATCCTGTAATTTTTATGGAGCGCCTTACTCCTCCACTTTTTAAAGTAATGAGTGAAATTGAAGCTTCAATGCCTATTGAAGAACCTTATCTAAATATGTATTTAACTTCTAAAGCAATAGAGTTTCTTACATTTTCTTTACAATTGATTAATCAATCCGACCAAACTTTAATAAAAAAGAAGATTACAAAAGATCAGCTTCAAATAGCTTTAAAAATTAGAGATCTTATACTAAACAACATGGATGCTCCTTTAACTATTCCAGAATTAAGTAAGGAAATAGGAATTAGTCCAACACTTGCTAAAACTATTTTTAATCAGGCATTTGGATTACCTATTTATGGTTTTTATCAATCTAGAAGAATGGAACAAGCAAAAGAATTATTAGACGAAGGTGAATTATCTATTAAAGATATCGCATTTGATATTGGTTACTCAAATGTTAGTCATTTTACTAGGTCATTTAGAAAAAAATATGGAATCAACCCTAAACAATATGCTATGCGTATAAAAAATCAACAGCTTAAATAGA includes:
- a CDS encoding helix-turn-helix domain-containing protein; translated protein: MDISASGNDYDDIFSNLKQQFNAAGDSDFVMTIDSEVGKLRCLQMNFPIGLEIIYLSGKINEDLNIFREEQISGEKLVFTGTINLDLQVTHKGVNNITDNYKKGNLLINNNFFGFSGTFKKNIPTSLLSIRMGKVFLQKVISHLDKEIESAIDPENPVIFMERLTPPLFKVMSEIEASMPIEEPYLNMYLTSKAIEFLTFSLQLINQSDQTLIKKKITKDQLQIALKIRDLILNNMDAPLTIPELSKEIGISPTLAKTIFNQAFGLPIYGFYQSRRMEQAKELLDEGELSIKDIAFDIGYSNVSHFTRSFRKKYGINPKQYAMRIKNQQLK